A region from the Chelmon rostratus isolate fCheRos1 chromosome 6, fCheRos1.pri, whole genome shotgun sequence genome encodes:
- the lrrc29 gene encoding F-box/LRR-repeat protein 14 isoform X1, translating into MVWGKNGIQADMEDCDGGDVVETPELPLEIIVYILSFLHASDRKEASLVCRSWYTASQDLHFQKDVTFCFPASASSLELIRGLGRKSRCSLVISQLDGFSMSRSLLLEVGLCLGSQLESLALPGSSITEASLLALLPRLTSLRRLDLRGLDSLFMSGAFLSREEHRQQVRSALSGLEELDLSDLRYLSDLTFNRLTGCTPRLRRLSLAGCHIAFEFDPYRGCPVGAVQDSSALLSLRNLRRLLTEQKSTLVALDLSRTSITPESLRVIAQVQNLVLKELCLQGCKELTDYSVEILVKHQPSLQRLDISACTELTSRSVEAMAQGLKTLTHLSLSHDWRITEKGLAELLSVSSLRSLDLSECLHISGTEIVKGLTGSSATRAQLETLSLKSCTYIRDLAVFSLTQLLADTLRELDLTSCVNVTDLSVRSIATYLQRLVVLRLGWCKEITDWGLLGIVETTLCEPDQETGDKGPRFTRTFGNMGFFKPPRLPFEERPKLVTQNDLEQFRQQAGASLLALSRLQELDLSACPKLTDSSITQVVRYPDLHRLSLSMLPEITDASLVSVAWHCRSLTSLALSHCPGISDRGVAQAAPHLHRLQHLYLSCCNNITDRSLFLLVQHCKRLRTLDISRCKNISLTTVDLLQSQLPFLENVHYKFIGGADLSLPL; encoded by the exons ATGGTCTGGGGGAAGAACGGAATCCAAGCTGACATGGAAGACTGCGATGGGGGGGACGTGGTAGAGACACCTGAGCTGCCTCTGGAG ATCATAGTTTACATCCTGAGCTTTCTTCACGCTTCAGACAGGAAGGAAGCCTCGCTGGTCTGCCGCAGCTGGTACACTGCCAGTCAGGACCTGCACTTTCAG AAGGACGTCACCTTCTGCTTCCCAGCTTCGGCCTCGTCCCTGGAGCTCATCAGAGGTCTGGGCAGAAAGTCTCGCTGCAGTCTGGTCATCAGCCAGCTCGATGGGTTCAGTATGTCCAGGTCGCTGCTTCTGGAG gTGGGACTGTGCTTGGGCTCTCAGTTGGAGAGCTTGGCCCTGCCTGGCAGCAGTATAACAGAGGCCTCTCTGCTGGCCCTCCTCCCTCGCCTCACCTCCCTCCGCAGGCTGGACCTCAGGGGTCTGGACAGCCTCTTCATGTCTGGGGCTTTCCTCTCCAGGGAGGAGCACAGACAACAG GTCAGGTCAGCTCTGTCTggtttggaggagctggacCTGTCTGATCTGCGCTACCTTTCCGATCTCACCTTCAATCGACTCACTGGCTGTACCCCACGCCTCCGCCGCCTCTCGCTGGCTGGCTGCCATATTGCTTTCGAGTTTGACCCATATCGAGGGTGCCCAGTGGGAGCTGTTCAGGATTCATCAGCGTTGCTGTCGCTGAGGAACTTGCGGAGGTTGTTAACAGAGCAGAAATCTACCCTCGTAGCTCTGGACCTCAGCAGAACCTCCATCACCCCTGAGTCACTACGAGTTATTGCACAG GTTCAGAATTTGGTCTTAAAGGAACTGTGTCTACAAGGCTGTAAGGAGCTAACCGACTACTCCGTGGAGATTCTGGTGAAGCATCAGCCCAGTCTTCAGAGACTGGATATTAGTGCCTGCACTGAGCTGACCAGCAGATCTGTAGAGGCCATGGCACAGGGCCTGAAGACGCTGACACACCTCTCCTTGTCCCACGACTGGAGGATCACTGAAAAAG GCCTCGCTGAACTTCTGTCTGTGTCGTCCCTGAGGAGTCTGGATCTGTCTGAGTGTCTGCACATCAGTGGAACAGAGATCGTGAAAGGCCTGACAGGATCCAGTGCTACCAGAGCACAGCTGGAGACACTCAGCCTCAAGAGCTGCACCTACATTAgg gATCTtgcagttttctctctcacccAGCTTCTTGCGGACACTCTCCGCGAGCTAGACTTGACATCATGTGTCAATGTGACTGACCTGTCTGTACGCTCTATAGCCACTTACCTGCAGAGGCTGGTAGTTCTGCGGCTCGGCTGGTGTAAAGAAATCACTGACTGGGGGCTGCTGGGGATCGTGGAAACAACCTTGTGTGAGCCTGACCAGGAGACG GGAGACAAGGGTCCCAGGTTCACCCGGACCTTCGGCAACATGGGCTTCTTCAAGCCCCCTCGTTTGCCGTTTGAGGAGAGGCCCAAGCTGGTGACACAGAATGACTTGGAGCAGTTCAGACAGCAGGCTGGAGCTTCACTTTTAGCTctcagcaggctgcaggagctggaCCTCTCTGCCTGCCCCAAACttactgacagcagcatcacacag GTGGTTCGTTACCCAGACCTCCATCGTCTGTCACTCTCCATGCTGCCGGAGATCACGGATGCCAGCTTGGTGTCGGTTGCCTGGCACTGCCGAAGCCTCACCAGCCTGGCCCTCAGCCACTGCCCGGGAATCAGTGACCGTGGAGTGGCACAGGCAGCACCGCATCTACACAGACTGCAGCACCTCTACCTGTCCTGCTGTAATAACATCACGGACAG GTCCTTGTTCCTCCTGGTGCAGCACTGTAAACGTCTGCGAACACTTGACATCTCAAGATGCAAAAACATCTCGCTAACAACCGTGGACCTCCTTCAATCACAGCTGCCCTTCTTGGAAAATGTCCACTACAAATTCATTGGCGGGGCTGATCTTAGCCTTCCGCTGTGA
- the lrrc29 gene encoding F-box/LRR-repeat protein 3 isoform X2 — translation MSRSLLLEVGLCLGSQLESLALPGSSITEASLLALLPRLTSLRRLDLRGLDSLFMSGAFLSREEHRQQVRSALSGLEELDLSDLRYLSDLTFNRLTGCTPRLRRLSLAGCHIAFEFDPYRGCPVGAVQDSSALLSLRNLRRLLTEQKSTLVALDLSRTSITPESLRVIAQVQNLVLKELCLQGCKELTDYSVEILVKHQPSLQRLDISACTELTSRSVEAMAQGLKTLTHLSLSHDWRITEKGLAELLSVSSLRSLDLSECLHISGTEIVKGLTGSSATRAQLETLSLKSCTYIRDLAVFSLTQLLADTLRELDLTSCVNVTDLSVRSIATYLQRLVVLRLGWCKEITDWGLLGIVETTLCEPDQETGDKGPRFTRTFGNMGFFKPPRLPFEERPKLVTQNDLEQFRQQAGASLLALSRLQELDLSACPKLTDSSITQVVRYPDLHRLSLSMLPEITDASLVSVAWHCRSLTSLALSHCPGISDRGVAQAAPHLHRLQHLYLSCCNNITDRSLFLLVQHCKRLRTLDISRCKNISLTTVDLLQSQLPFLENVHYKFIGGADLSLPL, via the exons ATGTCCAGGTCGCTGCTTCTGGAG gTGGGACTGTGCTTGGGCTCTCAGTTGGAGAGCTTGGCCCTGCCTGGCAGCAGTATAACAGAGGCCTCTCTGCTGGCCCTCCTCCCTCGCCTCACCTCCCTCCGCAGGCTGGACCTCAGGGGTCTGGACAGCCTCTTCATGTCTGGGGCTTTCCTCTCCAGGGAGGAGCACAGACAACAG GTCAGGTCAGCTCTGTCTggtttggaggagctggacCTGTCTGATCTGCGCTACCTTTCCGATCTCACCTTCAATCGACTCACTGGCTGTACCCCACGCCTCCGCCGCCTCTCGCTGGCTGGCTGCCATATTGCTTTCGAGTTTGACCCATATCGAGGGTGCCCAGTGGGAGCTGTTCAGGATTCATCAGCGTTGCTGTCGCTGAGGAACTTGCGGAGGTTGTTAACAGAGCAGAAATCTACCCTCGTAGCTCTGGACCTCAGCAGAACCTCCATCACCCCTGAGTCACTACGAGTTATTGCACAG GTTCAGAATTTGGTCTTAAAGGAACTGTGTCTACAAGGCTGTAAGGAGCTAACCGACTACTCCGTGGAGATTCTGGTGAAGCATCAGCCCAGTCTTCAGAGACTGGATATTAGTGCCTGCACTGAGCTGACCAGCAGATCTGTAGAGGCCATGGCACAGGGCCTGAAGACGCTGACACACCTCTCCTTGTCCCACGACTGGAGGATCACTGAAAAAG GCCTCGCTGAACTTCTGTCTGTGTCGTCCCTGAGGAGTCTGGATCTGTCTGAGTGTCTGCACATCAGTGGAACAGAGATCGTGAAAGGCCTGACAGGATCCAGTGCTACCAGAGCACAGCTGGAGACACTCAGCCTCAAGAGCTGCACCTACATTAgg gATCTtgcagttttctctctcacccAGCTTCTTGCGGACACTCTCCGCGAGCTAGACTTGACATCATGTGTCAATGTGACTGACCTGTCTGTACGCTCTATAGCCACTTACCTGCAGAGGCTGGTAGTTCTGCGGCTCGGCTGGTGTAAAGAAATCACTGACTGGGGGCTGCTGGGGATCGTGGAAACAACCTTGTGTGAGCCTGACCAGGAGACG GGAGACAAGGGTCCCAGGTTCACCCGGACCTTCGGCAACATGGGCTTCTTCAAGCCCCCTCGTTTGCCGTTTGAGGAGAGGCCCAAGCTGGTGACACAGAATGACTTGGAGCAGTTCAGACAGCAGGCTGGAGCTTCACTTTTAGCTctcagcaggctgcaggagctggaCCTCTCTGCCTGCCCCAAACttactgacagcagcatcacacag GTGGTTCGTTACCCAGACCTCCATCGTCTGTCACTCTCCATGCTGCCGGAGATCACGGATGCCAGCTTGGTGTCGGTTGCCTGGCACTGCCGAAGCCTCACCAGCCTGGCCCTCAGCCACTGCCCGGGAATCAGTGACCGTGGAGTGGCACAGGCAGCACCGCATCTACACAGACTGCAGCACCTCTACCTGTCCTGCTGTAATAACATCACGGACAG GTCCTTGTTCCTCCTGGTGCAGCACTGTAAACGTCTGCGAACACTTGACATCTCAAGATGCAAAAACATCTCGCTAACAACCGTGGACCTCCTTCAATCACAGCTGCCCTTCTTGGAAAATGTCCACTACAAATTCATTGGCGGGGCTGATCTTAGCCTTCCGCTGTGA